CAGCAGCCCGAGCGTCCTGCCCACGGTGATGCCCCTGCCGACCACGGTGACCCTGGCCCCGGCCAGCGGGACCTGGTAGCGCCGCAGCAGCTCCACGATGCCGCGCGGGGTGCACGGCAGCGAGGCGGGCTCACCGAGCACCAGCCTGCCCAGGCTCACCGGGGCCAGCCCGTCGGCGTCCTTGGCCGGGTCGATGCGGTCCAGGATCGCGCCGGAGTCCAGATGACCAGGCAGCGGCAGCTGGACGATGTAGCCGTGACAGGCCGGATCGGCGTTCAGCTCGTCGACCACCGACTCCAGCTTCTGCTGGCTGATGTCGGCAGGCAGGTCCCTGCGGATGGAGTTCACCCCGACCTTGGCGCTGTCGGCGTGCTTGGCCTTGACGTACCAGTGCGAACCGGGGTCGTCGCCGACCAGCACGGTCGCCAGCCCGGGGGTCACCCCCCGCTCGGCGAGCGCGGCCACCCGCGGTTCCAGCTCCGCGAAGATGGCGTTCTTGGTGGCCTTGCCGTCGAGAACAGTCGCCGTCACAGGCGCGATTGTTCCAAACCCGCGCACGTCCGCCACCGCCCGCCCAGCCGGCGCCCGACAAGCACTGGGCCAGCCAGGGGGACTTCCCCGATTCGTGCGGGTTAGCCCAGCCAAGGGCTACCGAAGTGGTACACGCAGTAGTCGTCTGCCCCATTCGACCGGCGGCCATCCGTGTTTATGCTGGTCCGGTCCGGTGATCGCTACCCCTCCGCAACCGCCCTCGGAAGAAGCCGTGCCGGTTGATCTCCGCCGGATTCGCCGCGATCCTCACATGTGCCGTGCATAAGCGTCGTCGACAAGTCAAGATGTTCGAGTGGCACAAGCGACCCAGCTGAACGCGACCGAGCAGGACACCCTGGTCAAACAGATTGGCCTGGCACTGCTCCGCGCGGCTCCGCGCGACTGGCAGCGTGTTACCGCGGAATACCGCGCGGTCGGCAGGTATCACGAGCTGACGGGGGAGATCGTCCTCGCCGACGGCTCGGCGGTGGAGTGGGTGGCCACCCACGACATCGCGACGCTGTTCGGCAGATTGCGCGCCGGGATGTACCGGGAGGGGCGCGGCACCTGGTTCAACGCTCGGTACCAGCTCGACCACCCCTCCAGCTACAACCTCGAGTACGACCGTGAGGAACCCAAGTGGGACCTCATGCCGCCACCCCAGGCCTACGCCGACGAGCTGCGGATGTTCCCGCGGACCGAGGAGAACGTGCCGGAGTGGCTGATGCGCCGGATGTCCGGGCTCGGGCCGGAGCGGCCCGGCCCGCGGTTCCGGATGGCCCGGATCTTCGACGGCGCCGGCCCTTCCGGTCGCCCGGTGATCAACCGGCCGGAACTGGACGTGGACGAGCAGGACCGGTTGCTGGGCTACCTGGACAGCGCCCCCGTGATCGTGCCCAGCCGGGGCTACGACATCGACCGGCTGGCCAGCACTCCGGAGGGCACGGTCCCGGTCGCCTTCCACAGCGACGGCGTGTGGATCTGGCCCGCCGCGGTGAACTACTACCTGCGCCAGTACGGGGTCGCCCCGGAGCCGGACCTGGTGCAGCACATCCACGACGCCGGGTTCGTCATCCCGGACGTACCCGAGCAGGTGCGGCAGGCCGCCGCCGCGCATGTCAACCGGGGTGCGGCGCCACCGCGGCCCCCCGCTCCCTCCGGCCCGCCGCCCGCGCCGCCGCAGCAGCAGGAGAGCCACCACCAGCCCGAGCCGCGGCCCGCCGCCGAGGAACCGCCGCCGGACGACACGCCGACCGAACCGCCCTACCGGGACGGTTACGACGGCACGCCCTACGCCGAGACGCGGTTCGACGAGCCCGACTTCCGGGATGAGGCCGAGCAGGACACCGACCTCAACCCACCGACCACGCTGCACGAGCCGGTGCAGCCGCCTGCCGAGGAGGACCGGTCACCCGGCGGGGACCCGGCCACGATGTTCAGCCCGGCGGTGGATGCCGGCCCGCCGACCACGGCCGTACCGCCGGTGCCTGCCGCTGACCCCGCGCCGCAGGCGGCCCCGGCCGCCGAGCCGCAGGCCCAGCCGCAGGACCACGTACCGGAGCCGCAGCCGCGGGAGCCCGAGCTGGACGACGGCGGCCCGCCCACCCAGGCCGGGCCGGCGCCGCTGCCCGCGGTGTCCGAGCACGCCGAGCCGATCCTGGAGGATCTGCAGGAGAAGCTGTACGAGCTGGGCGTCGACCCGGCCGGCTACCGGATCGGCGAACCGGCCGAACGCGGCTGGGCCGTGGAGGAGACCTCCTCCGGCTGGCGGGTCGGCTGGTACGACGGCGAGCTGACCAACCCGGCGGTTTTCGGGGACGCGGAGGACGCGGCCGCGTTCATGCTGGGCAAACTGCTGCTCGCACCGGACGGGAGCGTGCCGGAACACCCGGCGCCGCAAGCTCCGCAGGCGCACCAGGCGGCGCAGGCGTCCCAGGGGCAGCAGGCGCACCAGGCACCGCCGCAGCCGAACCAGGAGCGGCGGCCCGCACCTCCCCCGCAGCAGGCACCTCCCCAGCAGCAGGCGCCACCGCAGCAGCAGAAGCCGGTGCTGGCGACGCTGTCCCCGGAGGTAGCCACCGGGGTGCGTTCCAACCACGTCCGGGAGCCCGCGCCGGAGAGCCCGCCGCAACGCCCGGCGGCGGCGCCGAGCCCGCCACCGGCACCCGCCACCCAGGTCACCCCGCCGGTGAAGCCGAGGGAACCGGCCAAGGCGGCCCGGTCTTCCGGGCAGGGCGGCAGCCAGCAGTGGCCGATCCAGCCGCTGGAGGGCGAACCGCCGCTGACC
The sequence above is drawn from the Amycolatopsis aidingensis genome and encodes:
- a CDS encoding bifunctional methylenetetrahydrofolate dehydrogenase/methenyltetrahydrofolate cyclohydrolase, which gives rise to MTATVLDGKATKNAIFAELEPRVAALAERGVTPGLATVLVGDDPGSHWYVKAKHADSAKVGVNSIRRDLPADISQQKLESVVDELNADPACHGYIVQLPLPGHLDSGAILDRIDPAKDADGLAPVSLGRLVLGEPASLPCTPRGIVELLRRYQVPLAGARVTVVGRGITVGRTLGLLLTRRSENATVTLCHTGTRDLAAEVSRADIVVAAAGVPGLITPEMVRPGAAVLDVGVSRVDGKLAGDVAPGVAEVAGWVAPNPGGVGPMTRAMLISNVVEAAERAAGA
- a CDS encoding TNT domain-containing protein; the protein is MAQATQLNATEQDTLVKQIGLALLRAAPRDWQRVTAEYRAVGRYHELTGEIVLADGSAVEWVATHDIATLFGRLRAGMYREGRGTWFNARYQLDHPSSYNLEYDREEPKWDLMPPPQAYADELRMFPRTEENVPEWLMRRMSGLGPERPGPRFRMARIFDGAGPSGRPVINRPELDVDEQDRLLGYLDSAPVIVPSRGYDIDRLASTPEGTVPVAFHSDGVWIWPAAVNYYLRQYGVAPEPDLVQHIHDAGFVIPDVPEQVRQAAAAHVNRGAAPPRPPAPSGPPPAPPQQQESHHQPEPRPAAEEPPPDDTPTEPPYRDGYDGTPYAETRFDEPDFRDEAEQDTDLNPPTTLHEPVQPPAEEDRSPGGDPATMFSPAVDAGPPTTAVPPVPAADPAPQAAPAAEPQAQPQDHVPEPQPREPELDDGGPPTQAGPAPLPAVSEHAEPILEDLQEKLYELGVDPAGYRIGEPAERGWAVEETSSGWRVGWYDGELTNPAVFGDAEDAAAFMLGKLLLAPDGSVPEHPAPQAPQAHQAAQASQGQQAHQAPPQPNQERRPAPPPQQAPPQQQAPPQQQKPVLATLSPEVATGVRSNHVREPAPESPPQRPAAAPSPPPAPATQVTPPVKPREPAKAARSSGQGGSQQWPIQPLEGEPPLTLFRGKEMRELPAGSELDRFGGPSGNLTYAAGTPFEERSLVPEWVSRPYHVYRVQRPLEALAGVAIPWFNQPGGGAAYLLPASIEELLAEGDLIELDPGEPPVE